The genomic region aaaatttattgatttgatcAACCCGttttacttattaaaatacttatatgtTATGACATAAATGAGACTCACTACAATTTAACAACTTGCtatattaagttaaaatttacTTGATGTCTATCtctaatatcatattaatttctaGGTGCATAATGAACCCAGGTGCACTTCGGCGCTATGATTtgcaggaaaagaaaaaaaagaagaaaaaacttaaCCTAAGCAGAGTTACAGATAGCCCTTTCCACCTGAAATTCTTGCAGAAAACTCGACATCTCATAACATCATATGCCCAACTGGAAATGTAAGAAGTGCGAGAAAAATGGAATGAACAGTGCctgcattttattttgagCATAATCTGAGGCTGATGGCGATTCTAATCACTCTACCCTTCacttttcttgcttttttctttctgtttctgAAAGTCAATCCGTCAGATTTGCTAGAATAAAAAGACAGCAGCCAATAAGATGAAAATTATGCCAACATAATGATTACACTACTAATTGTTTGCAGAGGGACAGCTATTATAATATATGCCCTAAAACTTCAACTATACAAAGTAATGGCTATAGGTGCAAGAAATACAAGAATTGCTTGTTGCGTAGTACCCCCCAAAACTTCTAGCTTTAGCTTCAGATTCAAACTGAGACAGGGTCATTAAACTTGGTTAAGATTATGGTTCTAATCATTCTTGGAAGTTGACAAGGaactaactaataaaaaagagTTGAAAAGAATAGATGCATAAGCATAACAGAGCAAATGTTTCAATCAGAAGCACTGTTGCTAATTCTTTAACATAGTTTAATCACCACCAATGTACTAATACAAATGGTTCAAGATTTGATCACATGGCTTTCCTTCCTgctataaattcttaaacaGCTGGTAAAGGGTTCATGTTCTTTAATTAGCACATCACTTCACCTGTTTCTTGGACCTTTATGTAATGTAGATCTCAAGCACCATAGAAATTTAATGAATAGATAtattccaaaaagaaaaaaagaaaagtaagaaGAGGAAGCCCCAAAAGATTTTAAAGctcatttttaaattcaaagtTCAAACCCCTAGCTCAACTGTACTGTACTGttcttttataattgtttGTAGTCAAACTTCATACACTTGCCTCTCACACATACCCAGATTCCTATACATTCATACCCTCCACACCTAAACAATGGAGAGAGAatatttcctttctcttttggatattaatttttcaaaaaccCAAGTTTTTGTTCTCATTCtcttcaaatatttaaaaaatgaataataaagtaaaaatataactttcattattatttcaataaaaactgcttttttttttttttacttctcCGTTATCAATTGCCAATTGGATTTTGTAGTCTTCCTGTGAGAAAAAAGATGCCTTCTTTTCATCTCTCTCGCTCACTCTGCACATCTATAGAGGTAGGCCATccagagaaaaagaaagaaagaggaggagaaaaaaaaagtaaatccCAAACACCATAAAACTAAAACCAATACCTCAACACAAGCTCTTTTCTTTAGCAAATCAAGACAATCCAAGTCCAAAGCTCGAAACTTTCTTCAGTTTTAACCATAACCCACATCTCAAATCCTTAAAGAAATTTTCAGAACTGCTATGATTTGATCTATCAAACACTCTGCACCCAAATGGGTTTTCACTCAAAACACTGTTATCACCACCACCTCCTTtgtctctctcttcttcttctcacCAATCTTGCTCAATCTGCCACTGATTATAACGCTTTGGTGTATAAGGGCTGTTCTAAACAGGCTTTTCAAGATCCCACTGGTGTTTACTCACAAGCTCTTTCTGCTCTTTTTGGTTCCTTAGTTTCACAATCTACTAAAACCAAGTTCTTTAAAACCACTACTGGTACTGGCCAAACTACAATAACTGGTCTTTTTCAATGTAGAGGAGACCTTAGTACTGGCGACTGTTACAAATGTGTCAGTGGATTGCCAGTTTTAACAGACAAACTTTGTGGCAAAACAATAGCTGCAAGAGTCCAGCTTTATGGATGTTACATTTTATATGAGGTTGCTGGTTTTGCTCAAATTTCAGGTATGGAAATGTTGTTCAAGACCTGTGGTGCTACAAATATAGCAGGCAGTGGGTTTGAGGAGAGAAGGGATACTGCCTTTTCTGTGCTGCAAAATGGTGTGGTTAGTGGGCATGGATTTTACACTACTAGCTATCAGTCTATGTATGTTTTGGGCCAGTGTGAAGGTGATGTGGGGGATTCAGATTGTGGCGAGTGTGTGAAAAATGCTGTGCAAAGAGCTCAAGTTGAATGTGGCAACTCTATTTCAGGCCAAATCTATCTGCATAAATGCTTTATTAGCTATAGCTATTACCCAAATGGGGTTCCCAGGagatcatcatcatcttcttcctcATCTTCTCATTCATCTTCATCAGGTAAAGGAGCaatatggttttttttttcttccctcTAATCCTAGAATCTAGAggtgagagaaaaaaaaagtttagatttttattcatttgtttatagctttatttaattaggCTTGTTGGGTAGTTGAACTTGA from Ricinus communis isolate WT05 ecotype wild-type chromosome 9, ASM1957865v1, whole genome shotgun sequence harbors:
- the LOC8265734 gene encoding plasmodesmata-located protein 2, with product MGFHSKHCYHHHLLCLSLLLLTNLAQSATDYNALVYKGCSKQAFQDPTGVYSQALSALFGSLVSQSTKTKFFKTTTGTGQTTITGLFQCRGDLSTGDCYKCVSGLPVLTDKLCGKTIAARVQLYGCYILYEVAGFAQISGMEMLFKTCGATNIAGSGFEERRDTAFSVLQNGVVSGHGFYTTSYQSMYVLGQCEGDVGDSDCGECVKNAVQRAQVECGNSISGQIYLHKCFISYSYYPNGVPRRSSSSSSSSSHSSSSGTEQNTGKTVAIILGGAAGVGFLVICLLFARNLMKKHDDF